In the Deferribacter desulfuricans SSM1 genome, AGAAAATATTTTGTCTAAAATAGAAGGTGACTATTTAAAAATTGATGTTGGAGTGTTTGAAATTGATAGTAGAACTTTGAATTTAATTATGAAATTGGCAGCAGAAAAAGGGGTTAAAAAGTTTTTATTAGATAATGTGGTAGGGCAGAGACTGATAGGAACAGGTATCAACTGTGATGAGATTACAGTTAGAGGTTTAGTTGGTAATCATGCATTTGCATTTGTGAAAGATGTTAAAATAAATGTGTTACCAAATAAAAGCCATAAAACTTCTATACCAGCTAATGCTCATGTAGGGGTTGCAAATACTTCAAATCCAAAGGAGATAAATATTGCAGGTGAGGTTGGAGATTTATTTGCTGCTTATTCTGTTAGTGGAAAGTTTAGGGTAGCTAAAAGTGGTGGAGTTAGAAATTTATTATTAATGAAAGCAGGATTGCCAAAGGAATGGGCAGAGCTAGATCTTTCTAAATATAATGATTGGGACAAAGAGAGTATTTTAAATGAACTTTTACTTAGATACCAGAAGAGAAGAAGTTTAAGAAAGAAAATGAATTGGGGGCAGTTTCTCAAAACTTTTGAGAAGAGGTTAAATGAAAGAAAACCACCCGTTGCAATTTTTGGTGTAGGGGCTGAAAAAGGGATGGGTGATTATTTTATGGAATATGCCCAAGGTGGTATTGGTATTGTGTTAAATGTGGTGGAAATGGAAAATCCAATGGGATATTACATTTGTAGCGGAATGACAGCTGGAGCAGCTTATATCAGAGGGAATATTAGAGATAACCAACTTGGTATAGGGGTAATGAAGATTGATTATTTAACAGATGAAGATAAGATATTTTTGAATAATGAGATAGAAGATTTTATTAATACTTTTAAAGATGTTGATATTGATGATACTTATAACGAAAAATTGAGAAGTTTCGCTGAACGATTTTATAAAGATAAAGAGTCTATTTTTAATGATTTTGTGAAGATTATTCCTGTAACGAGTTGAAAGTGTCCAATTTTAGTTGTGCTATTTTAGCAGGTGGACAGAGCAGAAGATTTGGAAGCGATAAGACGTTGGCTAAAATTAACGGTAAATCTTTTACTGAGATTCTGGCTGAAAAACTATGTAGAATTTCTGATGATGTTTTAATAATTAGTAAGGATTCCTCAAAATTTGATTTTAATGTGGAATCTTGTAGGTTTGTAGATGATGAGTATGAACAGCAATGTCCACTTGTAGGCATAATAACAGGACTTAAAAAATGTAAGTATGATACTCTTTTTGTTGTTTCTGCAGATTCTCCTTTCATAAATATAAATCTTGTAAAAGAGATGTATAAACTTATTAAAAATGGCGATGTATTGTTGCCTGTTATTGATGGTAAGATATATACACTTTTTGGCTTTTATAAGAAAAGTTCTTTGAAAATACTTGAGTTTTATTTTGAAAAAGGGGTTTACAGATTGTTAGATATTTATGATGATTTAAATGTTTTTTATTTAGACAATTTGGAATTTATTTTAGAGTATGATAAAGAGATGCTAAGTTTTTTAAATATAAATACAAGAGAGGATTATGAGCGAGCAAAAGAGATTGCCCAAAAGTCTGGCTTGGAAATATGATGTCAAAAAATTTATAGCAAAAGAAAGTTGTTTTGTTGATGAAGAAAGATATCTGATTCGTGAAGAGAAGTACACTATCTTTATAAATGGTAAAAAATTTACTTCTGTGATGCTAGTACCTCAACTTGAAAAAGAGTTTGTTTACGGTTTTTTGTTTACATCAAAAATAATTGATAGTGTTGATGATATCAAAGATTATAGAATGTGCGAAAATAAAAATATTTATATATACTTAAAAAACTTAGATTTTGAATTTAAGGATGAAAAATGGACTGTTACTTCAGGATGTGGTGGCGGAAAAGTATTAGAAAAAACATATAGCGATTTTGAGAAAATTAGTACTGATTTTAAAATAACGGCAAAACAGATTTTAGAAATGTTTAAAAGATTAGAGGCAGAATCAAAGTTGCATACTTTTACGAGGTGTGTTCATAAAGCATATTATTTTGGTAGTGATGGGTTTGAGTTTACTTGTGAGGATGTGGGGAGGCATAATACAATTGATAAGGTAATTGGTGCAGTTTTACTCAATAAAAGATCATTTGATGGTGTTGTTTTAACTACTGGTAGGCTTACTTCTGAAATGATGCTGAAGTGTGTAAGAGCCAAAATTCCAATAGTTGTATCAAGAACTGCCACAAGTAAATTGGGATTAGAAATTGCAAAGAATGCTAATATTACTATGATTGGGTTAACATCGTTAAAAGGGTTTACAGTTTTTAATGGGGTTGAAAGAGTTATAATTTAGGTGCAGGGGAAACACTAGATATATTAAAAAAACATTATGCAAAAATCTTATATCGTTATTATATAAATAAAAGTGAGATTGCTTCAGAGCAAAAGCTCCTCGCAATGACCACAGCATAATGTAGTCATTGCGAGAATTATTAAAGCAACTCAAAAAGTTACATATCTTAAAATTTTACTTCTACTTCGCTTTCCCATAAACCGTGAATATTACAGTAGCTAACAGCTACAAGTTTACCTGGCTGATTTAGTTTTACTTTAAAGAGTGCAGATGGCTCGGTAAATGCTGGCCCTTTGTTTGCGCCTTCAGTTGATTCACCATGAGCAGTAAACTCTGCTCTACCTAAATTGTAAACATTTCCATTTTCAGGCTTAAAGTATAATGCAATCCAACCAATAAAGTGCTCAGTTGTGTTTGGATGTGCTATCTCTTTACCCACTGAAACATTAACTACAAATTCTTTACCTGCTTCAATTTTCTCTGGTAATTCAATAACTGGAACGTGTTTTTCATTTTTAAAATCTGCTGATTTTACAAATTCTCCTATTGCCATAGTTTACCTCCTTAAACGTTCATATATATATTATTTAGAATTGTTTTAAATTTGTCAAGATAAATTATACAAAAAAAGTCTTATTTTCTTAATATTTGGTATTTATAGACTTTGCGTCTGTGCTCGTTATAAGTTTTGCTAAAATGATGCTTACCGTTTTTATCTGCAACAAAATACAAATAATCGGTTTTTGCTGGATACATTACCGCTTTTAATGCATTGATAGATGGATTACATATTGGAGTTGGAGGTAATCCTTTATATATGTAAGTATTGTAAGGGTTATTTTTGTCTTTTAGGTGTCTTTTTTGCAAGTTACCATTAAATTTTTGAAAAATTCCATAAATTACAGTTGGATCGGATTGTAATGGCATATGACGGTTTAATCTGTTATAAAATACAGAAGCTATGAGAGGGTATTCTGCATCTATGTAGGTTTCTTTTTGAATAATTGATGCTAATATTAACCCTTCATAAAAAGTTAAGCCATTCTCTTTTACTTTTTCTGTAAAATTACTTGGAAGTTTATTTGTAAACTCTTTATACATTGCTTTTATTATATTTATAGGAGTTTCATCATATTGGAAAAAGTATGTTTCTGGGTATAAAAAACCTTCTAATGTTTTATAACTTTTACCTGTAATTTTCACTATTATTTCGTTATTTGTAGCTGTATTTATAAAATCATGATAACTTATTATTTTACTTTTCTCTAATGTAGAGGCTATCTGATATATATTAAAACCTTCAGGTATGGTAACCTTTGTTTTTAATGTGTTACCATTTTTTAAATCACTTAGTACGGATTTTATATTTTTATTGGTAAATTTATAATAACCATACTTTCTATTTGATGCAAAATCGTACATTAAAATCAGATATTTTTTAAAGAAAATTGGTGTTTTTAGAT is a window encoding:
- a CDS encoding molybdenum cofactor guanylyltransferase, whose product is MSNFSCAILAGGQSRRFGSDKTLAKINGKSFTEILAEKLCRISDDVLIISKDSSKFDFNVESCRFVDDEYEQQCPLVGIITGLKKCKYDTLFVVSADSPFININLVKEMYKLIKNGDVLLPVIDGKIYTLFGFYKKSSLKILEFYFEKGVYRLLDIYDDLNVFYLDNLEFILEYDKEMLSFLNINTREDYERAKEIAQKSGLEI
- the fdhD gene encoding formate dehydrogenase accessory sulfurtransferase FdhD, with protein sequence MSEQKRLPKSLAWKYDVKKFIAKESCFVDEERYLIREEKYTIFINGKKFTSVMLVPQLEKEFVYGFLFTSKIIDSVDDIKDYRMCENKNIYIYLKNLDFEFKDEKWTVTSGCGGGKVLEKTYSDFEKISTDFKITAKQILEMFKRLEAESKLHTFTRCVHKAYYFGSDGFEFTCEDVGRHNTIDKVIGAVLLNKRSFDGVVLTTGRLTSEMMLKCVRAKIPIVVSRTATSKLGLEIAKNANITMIGLTSLKGFTVFNGVERVII
- a CDS encoding class II SORL domain-containing protein, encoding MAIGEFVKSADFKNEKHVPVIELPEKIEAGKEFVVNVSVGKEIAHPNTTEHFIGWIALYFKPENGNVYNLGRAEFTAHGESTEGANKGPAFTEPSALFKVKLNQPGKLVAVSYCNIHGLWESEVEVKF
- the mltG gene encoding endolytic transglycosylase MltG — its product is MNFKTKKLLNFFILLIFVIFIITFLISFWIYKCENFINNTYITTEIKIEKNENVSRTYDKVFKYLKTPIFFKKYLILMYDFASNRKYGYYKFTNKNIKSVLSDLKNGNTLKTKVTIPEGFNIYQIASTLEKSKIISYHDFINTATNNEIIVKITGKSYKTLEGFLYPETYFFQYDETPINIIKAMYKEFTNKLPSNFTEKVKENGLTFYEGLILASIIQKETYIDAEYPLIASVFYNRLNRHMPLQSDPTVIYGIFQKFNGNLQKRHLKDKNNPYNTYIYKGLPPTPICNPSINALKAVMYPAKTDYLYFVADKNGKHHFSKTYNEHRRKVYKYQILRK